In Pasteurella multocida subsp. multocida OH4807, a genomic segment contains:
- a CDS encoding coproporphyrinogen III oxidase (COG2990 Uncharacterized protein conserved in bacteria), with translation MYPSEKRPLKRLREFLRYSARVIGCHKQCHDLGHFLNQHPHWAQLFNQHLYRVNTLLCVYCDKRFNAQQRLEAIIQNFSLAQEKWGLPFCQQLIEQKSIVLSMLTEQLSLNLNINDIDPLEGFFSLNIQDSASGKSLYDASFTFLASNRLLIASMQGPKGEEAQELVRVATKQLHGVRPMFMLVNTFKLLASTLNCELDGIPHKQQAKYRWNDSARLLFNYDQFWQENNGRLAEPYWQLSTEIERKPLEEVQSKKRSMYRKRYEMFDGLKYDIALLNQRS, from the coding sequence ATGTATCCAAGTGAAAAACGTCCTTTAAAGCGCCTGCGTGAATTTTTACGTTATTCGGCGAGAGTCATAGGGTGTCATAAACAATGTCATGATTTAGGGCATTTTTTAAATCAACATCCTCACTGGGCTCAACTTTTTAATCAACATTTATACCGTGTGAATACCTTATTATGTGTGTATTGTGATAAGCGGTTTAATGCTCAACAACGTCTTGAAGCAATCATCCAGAACTTTAGTTTGGCTCAAGAAAAATGGGGGCTTCCGTTTTGCCAACAATTGATTGAACAAAAATCAATTGTTCTATCCATGTTAACGGAACAGCTTTCCTTGAATCTCAATATTAATGATATTGATCCATTGGAAGGGTTTTTCTCTTTAAATATCCAAGACAGTGCTTCTGGGAAGAGTTTGTATGATGCTTCTTTTACCTTTCTCGCATCAAATAGATTACTGATCGCATCGATGCAAGGACCGAAAGGTGAAGAGGCTCAGGAATTAGTACGTGTGGCAACTAAACAATTACATGGGGTACGTCCGATGTTTATGCTAGTGAATACCTTTAAACTGCTAGCAAGTACACTAAATTGTGAATTAGATGGGATTCCACATAAACAGCAAGCCAAATATCGTTGGAATGACTCGGCACGTTTATTGTTTAATTATGATCAATTTTGGCAGGAAAACAATGGACGCTTAGCCGAACCGTATTGGCAATTGTCTACAGAAATCGAACGTAAACCATTAGAAGAGGTTCAAAGTAAAAAACGTTCAATGTATCGAAAACGTTATGAAATGTTTGATGGATTGAAGTATGACATTGCTTTACTCAATCAACGCTCGTGA
- a CDS encoding ornithine carbamoyltransferase (COG0078 Ornithine carbamoyltransferase), giving the protein MAFNLKNRHLLSLVNHTEREIKYLLDLSRDLKRAKYAGTEQQKLKGKNIALIFEKTSTRTRCAFEVAAYDQGANVTYIDPTSSQIGHKESMKDTARVLGRMYDAIEYRGFKQSVVDELAEYAGVPVFNGLTDEFHPTQMLADVLTMIENCDKPLSEIKYVYIGDARNNMGNSLLLIGAKLGMDVRICGPKALLPDAELVEMCQKFAKESGARITVTDDIDKAVKEVDFVHTDVWVSMGEPLESWGERIKLLLPYQVTPELMKRTGNPKVKFMHCLPAFHNSETKVGRQIAEKYPELANGIEVTEDVFESPMNVAFEQAENRMHTIKAVLYSSLI; this is encoded by the coding sequence ATGGCTTTTAATCTTAAAAACAGACATTTGTTGAGTTTAGTCAATCACACTGAGCGTGAGATCAAATATTTGCTAGACTTATCCCGTGATTTAAAACGCGCAAAATATGCAGGGACAGAACAACAAAAATTAAAAGGAAAAAACATTGCTCTTATCTTTGAAAAAACCTCTACTCGTACGCGTTGCGCATTTGAAGTAGCAGCTTATGATCAAGGCGCAAACGTCACTTATATCGACCCAACCTCTTCACAAATCGGTCATAAAGAAAGTATGAAAGATACAGCCCGTGTTCTTGGTCGCATGTACGATGCAATTGAATATCGTGGCTTCAAACAATCAGTTGTTGATGAATTAGCAGAATATGCTGGCGTACCTGTATTTAATGGGCTAACAGATGAGTTTCACCCGACTCAAATGTTAGCTGATGTGTTAACAATGATCGAAAACTGTGACAAACCATTAAGTGAGATCAAATACGTTTATATTGGTGATGCTCGCAATAATATGGGTAACTCACTCTTACTCATCGGTGCAAAATTAGGTATGGACGTTCGTATCTGTGGCCCTAAAGCATTGTTACCAGATGCTGAACTTGTTGAAATGTGCCAAAAATTCGCAAAAGAAAGTGGTGCAAGAATCACAGTGACTGATGATATTGATAAAGCCGTGAAAGAGGTGGACTTCGTTCATACTGACGTCTGGGTATCAATGGGTGAACCGCTTGAAAGCTGGGGGGAGCGTATTAAATTATTATTACCTTACCAAGTAACCCCTGAATTAATGAAACGCACTGGCAATCCAAAAGTGAAATTTATGCACTGCTTACCAGCGTTCCACAATAGTGAAACCAAAGTTGGCCGTCAAATCGCTGAAAAATACCCAGAGCTCGCTAATGGTATTGAAGTGACTGAAGATGTCTTTGAATCACCAATGAATGTGGCTTTCGAGCAAGCAGAAAACCGTATGCATACGATTAAAGCCGTACTTTATTCTAGCTTAATCTAA
- a CDS encoding PqqL (COG0612 Predicted Zn-dependent peptidases), which yields MAFNGSKKFPENQIIAALEKLGMKFARDINAFTDFENTVYTLNLDKNDPESLRLAFDVLNEWMHHLTILQQDLDNERGIVQEEWRRRLSPMLRLGDKKSAVEMAGSRYVLRDPIGDMNIIRTISRQRVADFYHKWYRPDNMSVIIVGDIQPKQITTLLKTQLNTVNPISSTPLQKIDFSIPLVNQWRLASVSEKGTHIPTLELSFFETFHEKNTLTSYKQDLIQQILMRLINLRLQKWEHVDKQQVESANFYRTHLGKETIQNIFLLQLFDTDYQRVTQSLFKFIAEIQQHGFSAQEFQQEIDRLVQLNEKQRDIKSGSLKIADDLIVAAANNQTVLSQQDRYRLNQRFLKEITQQDIQDQFAQLLNINAKLLLITQPYPAPPLPLKLKEVENMWKQTITTPQRSWALEKQHAQMPTMHIASGEITKQRYWSKGDITEYRLSNGSKLIYHYSDKTPNQVYFKAMTAGGLRTVPPKDYHLFKSAVTLTDDSGIGSLSLSDINQLFSQSPIALATLVDDYKQGFTAVGKTHQLADLLTLFRLKLQGTAVLDSALARYKKETQEYFRHIDQETAFMQKINQWRYPNIETVYSADPKSLLSFSAKQLTDYYQQAILGKTDFTYFIIGDIRQQEVEKLARNYLASVPVHTQVRPAYPVSPHIPQKPLVMHGLSEPRAEVEIYLTSPNPWQPELQYQLDLLGDVIQEKLRVALREQASGIYAVNSWFGQEKEQHYIEGKIEFSCAPERVEELTQQTYHILDQMRREGVDSTLLEKKVGEKQTQIKQQFDSLLSVASLIEQSFWQTNSPDSVYLYQQLAQLSQKDKIDRLAEKVLQPSARFQAILKP from the coding sequence ATGGCATTTAATGGGTCGAAAAAATTTCCTGAAAATCAAATCATTGCCGCGTTAGAAAAATTAGGCATGAAATTCGCGCGCGATATCAATGCCTTCACAGACTTCGAAAATACCGTTTATACCCTCAATTTAGATAAGAATGATCCAGAAAGCTTGCGTTTAGCATTTGATGTATTAAACGAGTGGATGCATCATTTAACGATTTTACAACAAGATTTAGACAATGAACGAGGAATTGTCCAGGAAGAATGGCGCCGCCGTTTAAGCCCTATGTTGCGTTTAGGTGACAAAAAAAGTGCGGTAGAAATGGCTGGTTCTCGTTATGTGTTACGCGATCCAATTGGTGATATGAATATTATTCGCACAATTTCCAGACAACGTGTTGCTGATTTTTACCATAAGTGGTACCGACCAGATAATATGTCAGTGATTATCGTCGGGGATATTCAGCCAAAACAGATCACAACATTATTAAAAACACAGTTGAACACGGTGAATCCGATCAGTTCGACACCATTACAAAAAATTGATTTTTCTATCCCGTTAGTAAACCAATGGCGACTTGCTAGTGTTTCAGAAAAAGGCACACACATCCCCACTCTTGAACTCAGTTTTTTTGAAACATTTCATGAAAAAAACACTCTGACCTCATATAAACAAGACTTGATTCAGCAAATTTTGATGAGATTAATCAATCTCCGTCTACAAAAATGGGAACACGTCGACAAACAACAGGTTGAATCAGCTAACTTTTATCGGACGCATTTAGGTAAAGAAACAATACAAAATATTTTCTTACTACAACTGTTTGATACAGACTATCAACGTGTCACGCAATCCCTCTTTAAATTCATTGCTGAAATTCAACAACATGGTTTTTCAGCACAAGAATTTCAACAAGAAATTGATCGTCTAGTCCAATTGAACGAAAAACAACGCGATATAAAATCAGGTAGTCTCAAAATCGCTGACGATTTAATCGTAGCGGCGGCGAATAATCAAACTGTATTGAGCCAACAAGATCGTTATCGTTTGAATCAGCGCTTTTTAAAGGAAATCACACAGCAGGATATTCAAGATCAATTTGCACAATTATTAAACATTAATGCCAAATTGTTATTAATTACTCAACCCTATCCCGCCCCGCCTCTTCCTCTTAAATTAAAGGAAGTGGAGAACATGTGGAAACAAACGATTACGACGCCACAACGTAGTTGGGCACTCGAGAAACAACACGCACAGATGCCAACAATGCACATTGCTAGTGGTGAAATCACGAAACAGCGATATTGGTCAAAAGGCGATATTACTGAATACCGATTATCAAATGGTAGTAAATTAATTTACCATTATAGTGATAAAACCCCTAATCAAGTCTATTTCAAAGCGATGACGGCAGGGGGATTGCGTACAGTTCCGCCCAAAGACTACCATTTGTTCAAAAGTGCGGTGACATTAACCGATGATTCAGGTATCGGCTCTCTCAGCTTATCAGATATCAATCAATTATTTAGCCAAAGTCCAATTGCTTTAGCCACCCTTGTTGATGACTATAAGCAAGGGTTCACCGCTGTAGGAAAAACGCATCAACTTGCGGATTTGTTAACACTCTTTCGCTTGAAATTACAAGGAACGGCAGTTTTAGACTCAGCACTCGCACGCTACAAAAAAGAAACACAAGAATATTTTCGTCATATTGATCAAGAAACCGCATTTATGCAAAAAATCAACCAATGGCGTTACCCCAATATTGAAACGGTCTACAGTGCAGATCCTAAATCACTGCTCTCTTTTTCAGCTAAACAACTCACGGATTACTACCAGCAGGCAATATTAGGCAAAACTGACTTTACCTACTTCATTATTGGTGATATTCGTCAACAAGAGGTAGAAAAACTTGCTCGTAACTACCTTGCTTCTGTTCCTGTTCATACTCAAGTTAGACCAGCTTATCCTGTTTCACCTCATATTCCTCAAAAGCCACTTGTCATGCATGGCTTAAGTGAGCCGCGCGCAGAAGTAGAAATTTACCTTACTTCTCCAAATCCATGGCAACCTGAACTCCAGTATCAATTGGATTTATTAGGCGATGTGATACAAGAAAAACTGCGTGTCGCGTTACGAGAACAAGCTTCTGGTATTTATGCGGTAAATAGTTGGTTCGGACAAGAAAAAGAACAACATTATATAGAAGGTAAAATTGAATTTAGCTGTGCCCCCGAGCGCGTTGAGGAATTAACCCAACAAACCTATCATATTCTTGACCAAATGAGACGAGAAGGCGTAGATAGCACTTTGCTCGAGAAAAAAGTGGGTGAAAAACAGACTCAAATCAAACAGCAATTTGATTCGCTATTATCTGTTGCCAGCCTGATTGAACAAAGTTTCTGGCAAACCAATAGTCCCGATAGTGTCTATCTTTATCAACAGTTAGCACAACTTTCACAAAAAGATAAAATTGATCGACTTGCTGAAAAAGTCTTGCAGCCCTCTGCTCGCTTTCAAGCTATATTAAAACCTTAA
- a CDS encoding hypothetical protein (COG0451 Nucleoside-diphosphate-sugar epimerases), with translation MKSVSIVGLGWLGLPLARHLKNLGWEVKGSKRTHEGAEQMRLIRLEAYPLELTPEINADPDDLTILLSVNSLVINIPPSQYFFNPQHYVQGIKNLVNEALLQGVSHLVFISSTSVFPEVSGQFDESCLPQPNTDIAKALVEVEQWLFQLENIDCDIIRFGGLVGDDRHPVYSLSGKTMKSGHSPVNLVHFDDCARAIQLLLETPSHQRLYHVVAPAHPSKAEYYSKMAEKLGVEAPHFICSETDPIRIILSNKISEEIDFVYQYPDPYLMLPNKENGGGLSEEFLK, from the coding sequence ATGAAGTCGGTTTCAATAGTGGGATTAGGTTGGCTTGGCTTACCTTTAGCTCGCCATTTGAAGAATTTAGGTTGGGAAGTGAAAGGAAGTAAGCGAACACATGAGGGTGCAGAGCAAATGCGGCTTATACGTCTTGAAGCCTATCCACTTGAGCTTACCCCCGAAATTAATGCCGATCCTGATGATTTGACGATATTACTTTCCGTAAATTCGTTAGTGATCAATATTCCACCTAGTCAATATTTTTTTAATCCTCAGCATTATGTGCAAGGGATTAAAAACCTCGTCAATGAAGCCTTATTACAAGGGGTCAGTCATTTGGTTTTTATTAGTTCCACTTCTGTGTTCCCTGAGGTATCTGGACAATTTGACGAGTCTTGTCTACCTCAACCTAATACAGACATTGCAAAAGCATTAGTGGAAGTGGAGCAATGGCTATTTCAGCTAGAAAATATTGATTGCGATATTATTCGCTTTGGTGGGTTGGTAGGGGATGATCGTCATCCTGTTTATTCCCTTTCAGGAAAAACGATGAAATCAGGTCATTCTCCTGTGAATTTAGTGCATTTTGATGATTGTGCGAGAGCTATTCAGTTATTGCTTGAAACACCCAGTCATCAGCGCCTGTATCATGTTGTTGCTCCCGCACATCCAAGTAAAGCGGAATATTATTCCAAGATGGCGGAAAAATTAGGTGTTGAAGCACCGCATTTCATTTGTTCTGAAACTGATCCTATCCGTATTATTCTTTCAAATAAAATTTCTGAGGAAATTGATTTTGTTTACCAATATCCTGATCCTTATTTAATGTTACCAAATAAGGAAAACGGTGGTGGACTTTCAGAAGAGTTTTTGAAATAA
- a CDS encoding carbamate kinase (COG0549 Carbamate kinase), whose protein sequence is MRIVIALGGNALLRRGEPLTAENQRQNVRIACEQIAKIWPNNELVIAHGNGPQVGLLALQGAAYKDVPTYPLDVLGAESVGMIGYMIQQELGNLVPFEVPFATLLSQVEVDKNDPAFKNPTKPIGPVYSKEEAEKLAAEKGWSIAQDGDKYRRVVPSPLPKRIFEIRPVKWLLEKGSIVICAGGGGIPTYYDEQNNLCGVEAVIDKDLCSALLAENLDSDLFIIATDVSAVFLDWGKETQKAIATAPPEAIESIGFASGSMGPKVQAAVNFVKNTGKDAVIGSLSDIVDIVKGKAGTRITTKAKDITYY, encoded by the coding sequence ATGAGAATTGTTATTGCATTAGGTGGTAACGCACTTCTTCGTCGTGGTGAACCACTTACAGCAGAAAATCAACGCCAAAATGTACGCATTGCTTGTGAACAAATCGCAAAAATTTGGCCAAACAATGAATTAGTGATCGCTCACGGTAATGGACCACAAGTTGGCTTATTGGCATTACAAGGTGCAGCTTACAAAGATGTGCCTACCTATCCTTTAGATGTATTAGGTGCTGAATCCGTTGGGATGATTGGTTATATGATTCAACAAGAATTAGGTAACTTAGTGCCTTTTGAAGTGCCGTTTGCAACGCTACTCTCACAAGTTGAAGTAGATAAAAATGACCCTGCCTTCAAAAATCCAACTAAGCCAATTGGTCCAGTTTACAGCAAGGAAGAAGCAGAAAAATTAGCCGCAGAGAAAGGATGGTCAATTGCACAAGATGGCGATAAATATCGTCGCGTAGTGCCAAGCCCATTACCAAAACGTATTTTTGAAATTCGTCCAGTAAAATGGTTACTTGAAAAAGGTAGTATCGTTATCTGCGCAGGTGGTGGCGGTATTCCAACATACTATGATGAACAAAATAATCTCTGTGGTGTAGAAGCGGTAATAGATAAGGATCTCTGTTCTGCATTACTCGCTGAAAATCTTGACTCTGATCTATTCATTATTGCGACAGACGTGTCTGCCGTCTTCTTAGATTGGGGCAAAGAAACACAAAAAGCGATTGCAACAGCGCCTCCTGAAGCAATCGAAAGCATTGGTTTCGCTTCAGGTTCAATGGGACCAAAAGTCCAAGCCGCAGTGAATTTTGTAAAAAATACAGGCAAAGACGCTGTGATTGGTTCGCTTTCCGATATTGTAGATATTGTCAAAGGCAAAGCTGGTACTCGCATTACAACGAAAGCAAAAGACATTACCTACTATTAA
- a CDS encoding membrane protein (COG1288 Predicted membrane protein), which translates to MGNPNKKTFNFPSAFSILFIILIIAVGLTWLVPAGSYSKLTYNSADNVFVVKTYQQPDKILPATKESLDNLNVKIELNNFLEGTIKKPIAIPGTYQRVEQNPKSLQDITKSMVHGTIEAADVMVFIFVLGGMIGVINKTGSFNAGLGALANRTKGNEFFIVFAVSFLMMVGGTTCGIEEEAVAFYPILVPVFVALGYDAIVCVGAIFLAASMGTAFSTINPFSVVIASNAAGIPFTEGIAWRFGGLIAGFICVVVYLYWYCKKIKADPKASYVYDDREEFLNKYMKNIDTNAIQEFTARRKIILVLFCVSFFLMVWGVMFGGWWFPEMAASFLAITIFIMLISKLTEKEIVNAFTEGASELVGVSLIIGLARGVNLVLEQGMISDTILAYASELASGVPGSVFILAQLVIFIFLGLIVPSSSGLAVLAMPIMAPLADTVGIPRHIVVSAYNWGQYAMLFLAPTGLVLVTLQMLNIPFNKWVRFVLPMIGCLLVIASILLVIQVSLYSV; encoded by the coding sequence ATGGGAAATCCAAACAAAAAAACATTTAACTTTCCCTCAGCATTTTCAATTTTATTCATCATATTGATTATCGCTGTCGGTCTGACTTGGCTCGTTCCAGCGGGTTCGTATTCCAAATTAACCTATAATTCAGCTGATAATGTATTCGTTGTTAAGACTTATCAACAACCAGACAAAATTCTCCCTGCCACAAAAGAGTCGTTAGATAACTTAAATGTCAAAATTGAATTAAATAACTTCCTTGAAGGCACAATTAAAAAACCTATCGCCATTCCAGGTACTTATCAACGTGTAGAACAAAACCCAAAAAGTTTACAAGACATCACGAAAAGTATGGTTCACGGGACGATTGAAGCTGCCGATGTAATGGTCTTCATCTTCGTACTTGGTGGTATGATCGGAGTTATTAATAAAACCGGTTCTTTTAATGCAGGTTTAGGTGCATTAGCCAATCGAACAAAAGGAAATGAGTTCTTTATTGTATTTGCCGTTTCATTTTTGATGATGGTTGGTGGTACTACTTGTGGTATTGAAGAAGAAGCCGTTGCTTTCTATCCTATCCTTGTTCCAGTATTTGTTGCTCTCGGATATGATGCCATCGTTTGTGTTGGTGCAATATTCCTCGCTGCGTCTATGGGTACAGCATTCTCAACAATCAACCCATTCTCCGTTGTTATTGCCTCAAATGCTGCGGGTATTCCGTTCACTGAAGGTATCGCTTGGCGTTTTGGTGGCTTAATCGCTGGTTTCATCTGTGTTGTGGTTTATCTCTACTGGTACTGTAAAAAAATCAAAGCCGATCCAAAAGCTTCATATGTTTATGATGATAGAGAAGAATTCCTCAATAAATATATGAAAAATATCGATACAAATGCGATTCAAGAATTCACTGCAAGAAGAAAAATTATCTTAGTCTTATTCTGTGTATCATTCTTCTTAATGGTATGGGGCGTAATGTTTGGTGGATGGTGGTTCCCTGAAATGGCAGCTTCTTTCCTTGCCATTACGATCTTCATCATGCTGATTTCTAAACTGACTGAAAAAGAAATCGTTAATGCTTTTACAGAAGGAGCCTCTGAATTAGTCGGTGTATCATTGATTATTGGTTTGGCTCGTGGTGTTAACCTCGTGCTAGAACAAGGTATGATTTCTGATACAATCCTTGCTTATGCGTCTGAGTTAGCCTCTGGTGTACCAGGTAGCGTATTTATCCTTGCCCAACTTGTGATCTTCATTTTCTTAGGTCTCATTGTTCCATCTTCATCAGGTTTAGCAGTACTCGCAATGCCAATTATGGCGCCACTGGCAGATACTGTAGGTATTCCAAGACACATTGTGGTTTCCGCTTATAACTGGGGACAATATGCAATGCTCTTTTTGGCACCAACTGGATTAGTATTGGTTACCTTACAAATGTTGAACATTCCATTTAACAAATGGGTCAGATTTGTTCTACCGATGATTGGTTGTCTATTAGTTATCGCCTCAATCCTATTGGTCATCCAAGTTTCACTCTATAGTGTCTAA
- a CDS encoding hypothetical protein (COG1522 Transcriptional regulators) — translation MPKNKVFDNIDTRILRALQRNGRLQNNELAKEVGLSNSACLRRVNILEENGVIDNYVALLNPQKLNCSLVIYVLGSFFEEDLKIRERFMFEMKSLPQIAECHLMAGDYDFILKVFVSDLDEFHALKMRYLTKEIGIKNIKSEIALKTVKNSTELPL, via the coding sequence ATGCCTAAAAATAAAGTTTTTGATAACATTGATACTCGAATTTTAAGGGCACTACAACGTAATGGTCGCCTACAAAATAATGAACTTGCCAAAGAAGTAGGACTATCCAATTCTGCGTGTTTACGTCGAGTGAATATCCTGGAAGAAAATGGTGTAATTGATAATTATGTTGCGTTACTTAATCCACAAAAACTAAATTGTAGCCTAGTGATTTATGTCTTAGGCTCTTTTTTTGAGGAAGATTTAAAAATACGGGAACGTTTTATGTTTGAAATGAAGTCCCTGCCACAAATTGCCGAATGCCATTTAATGGCAGGCGATTATGACTTCATTTTGAAAGTCTTTGTCTCCGATTTAGACGAGTTCCATGCGCTCAAAATGCGCTATCTGACCAAAGAGATTGGGATAAAAAATATTAAATCTGAAATTGCCCTGAAAACAGTTAAAAATTCCACTGAGTTGCCGTTATAA
- a CDS encoding argininosuccinate synthase (COG0137 Argininosuccinate synthase), producing the protein MSNTILQQLPKGQKVGIAFSGGLDTSAALLWMRQKGAVPYAYTANLGQPDEEDYNAIPRKAMEYGAENARLIDCRAQLAHEGIAAIQSGAFHISTGGIAYFNTTPLGRAVTGTMLVSAMREDDVNIWGDGSTFKGNDIERFYRYGLLTNPNLKIYKPWLDNQFIEELGGRHEMSQFLIANGFEYKMSVEKAYSTDSNMLGATHEAKDLELLSRGMRIVQPIMGVAFWRDDVDVKAEEVTVRFEEGVPVALNGKTFSDHVELFLEANRIGGRHGLGMSDQIENRIIEAKSRGIYEAPGMALLHIAYERLVSAIHNEDTIEQYRINGLRLGRLLYQGRWFDPQALMLRETAQRWVARAVTGEVTLELRRGNDYTILNTSSANSTYHPERLSMEKVENAPFSPADRIGQLTMRNLDIVDTRDKLGIYTQTGLLSISKESFLPQLNNKKD; encoded by the coding sequence ATGTCAAACACAATTTTACAACAGCTTCCTAAAGGTCAAAAAGTCGGTATCGCATTTTCAGGTGGTTTAGACACCAGCGCAGCATTATTATGGATGCGTCAGAAAGGTGCGGTACCTTATGCGTATACGGCAAATTTAGGTCAACCTGATGAGGAAGATTATAATGCGATTCCACGGAAAGCGATGGAATACGGTGCAGAAAATGCGCGTTTAATTGATTGTCGTGCGCAACTTGCTCACGAAGGTATCGCGGCAATTCAAAGTGGTGCGTTCCATATCTCAACGGGCGGTATTGCGTATTTTAACACTACGCCATTGGGCCGTGCGGTAACAGGTACAATGCTTGTTTCTGCAATGCGTGAAGATGATGTGAACATTTGGGGTGACGGTAGTACTTTCAAAGGTAACGATATTGAGCGTTTCTATCGCTATGGTTTATTAACTAACCCAAATTTGAAAATTTATAAGCCTTGGTTAGACAACCAATTTATTGAAGAATTGGGTGGTCGTCATGAAATGTCTCAATTCTTAATTGCCAATGGTTTTGAATACAAAATGTCTGTAGAAAAAGCCTATTCAACAGACTCAAATATGCTTGGTGCAACACACGAAGCAAAAGATTTAGAGCTTTTAAGTCGTGGTATGAGAATTGTTCAGCCAATTATGGGCGTGGCGTTCTGGCGTGATGATGTTGATGTAAAAGCGGAAGAAGTCACCGTGCGTTTTGAAGAAGGTGTGCCTGTTGCATTAAATGGTAAAACTTTTAGTGATCACGTTGAATTATTCCTCGAAGCAAACCGCATTGGTGGTCGCCACGGTTTAGGGATGTCAGATCAAATTGAAAACCGCATTATTGAAGCAAAATCCCGTGGTATTTATGAAGCACCAGGAATGGCATTATTACATATCGCATATGAGCGTTTAGTCAGTGCGATTCACAACGAAGATACTATCGAACAGTACCGCATTAACGGTTTACGCTTAGGTCGCTTGCTATATCAAGGTCGTTGGTTTGATCCACAAGCATTGATGCTACGTGAAACAGCACAACGTTGGGTCGCACGTGCAGTAACGGGTGAAGTGACATTAGAACTCCGTCGTGGTAATGATTATACGATTTTAAATACTTCATCAGCGAATAGTACGTATCACCCAGAACGTTTAAGTATGGAAAAAGTGGAAAATGCACCATTTAGCCCAGCGGATCGTATTGGTCAGTTAACGATGCGTAACTTAGATATTGTGGATACGCGAGATAAGCTTGGTATTTATACACAAACAGGTTTATTAAGCATTTCGAAAGAATCTTTCTTACCTCAATTAAATAATAAAAAAGATTAA
- a CDS encoding phosphoribosylaminoimidazole-succinocarboxamide synthase (COG0152 Phosphoribosylaminoimidazolesuccinocarboxamide (SAICAR) synthase) has protein sequence MTQLSLKKIYSGKVRDLYEIDDKRMLMVATDRLSAFDVILDDPIPRKGEILTQISNFWFNKLAHIMPNHFTGDTVYDVLPKAEADVVKDRAVVCKRLNPIKIESIVRGYLTGSGLKDYQKTGTICGLALPEGLVEASKLPEPIFTPSSKAEVGDHDINISYEECEKLIGAELAAQVKEKAIALYKAAAEYALTKGIIICDTKFEFGLDENGTLTLMDEVLTPDSSRFWSVDTYQEGINPPSFDKQFIRDWLQNSGWNKEPPAPKVPAEVIQKTVDKYQEALDLLTK, from the coding sequence ATGACTCAGCTTAGTCTAAAAAAAATCTATTCAGGCAAGGTGCGCGATCTTTATGAGATTGACGATAAACGTATGTTGATGGTTGCAACAGATCGTTTGTCCGCATTTGATGTGATTTTGGACGATCCGATTCCGCGTAAGGGAGAAATTTTAACGCAGATTTCGAATTTCTGGTTTAACAAATTGGCACATATTATGCCGAATCATTTTACGGGTGATACTGTTTATGATGTGTTACCAAAAGCAGAAGCTGATGTGGTGAAAGATCGTGCGGTCGTGTGCAAGCGTTTAAATCCAATTAAAATTGAGTCGATTGTACGTGGTTATTTAACTGGAAGTGGTTTAAAAGATTATCAAAAAACAGGCACAATTTGTGGTTTAGCGTTACCAGAAGGCTTAGTGGAAGCGAGCAAATTGCCAGAACCTATTTTTACCCCATCAAGCAAAGCGGAAGTGGGCGATCACGATATTAATATTAGCTACGAAGAGTGTGAAAAACTCATTGGCGCCGAGCTTGCCGCACAAGTGAAAGAAAAAGCCATTGCACTTTATAAAGCCGCTGCGGAGTATGCATTAACCAAAGGTATCATTATTTGCGATACTAAATTTGAATTTGGTTTAGATGAAAATGGAACGTTAACTTTAATGGATGAAGTTCTTACCCCCGATTCAAGCCGTTTTTGGTCGGTAGATACTTACCAAGAAGGCATTAACCCACCGTCGTTTGATAAACAATTTATTCGAGATTGGTTACAAAATAGCGGTTGGAATAAAGAACCTCCAGCACCGAAAGTGCCCGCTGAGGTGATTCAGAAAACCGTTGATAAATACCAAGAAGCATTGGATTTATTGACAAAATAA